Sequence from the Streptomyces sp. NBC_00358 genome:
GAGGTGGCACGGTGACCGACCACGATGACTCCGCGACTGTCCGGCCCATGGCCCTGGCTTGGGTGAACCAGCACCTGGACGTCGGCGAACGGATCCTCAGGACCGAGGCGCTGCACGGCGGCATCACCGCCGAAATGCGCAGGCTGACCATCGGCACGCGGGAAGCGGGCACCCGTGACCTGGTGCTGCGGACCTTCGTCGACGTGGAGCACGCCGAGGACTGGCTGCACCGGGAGGCCGACGCCCTCACCCTGCTCGCGGGGACCGGCGTGCCGGCCCCCGGACTGGTCGCGTTCGATCCGACTGCCGCGTACTGCGAGTATCCATCGCTGCTCATGACACATCTCGCGGGCCGGACGGTACTCGACGACGAGGGGCTGGAGACGCGTGTCCCTCTGCTGGCCCGTCAACTCGTGGCCATCCACGCGGTGCGACCCGCCGAGCGGCCCCGGGAGTACGTGGCATGGACGACCGCCGACACGGTCGTGACTCCCGAGGGCGCCGACGCGGCGGCATGGGCCGCGGCGATCGACGTGATCCGCAGGCCCGCGCCGCCCGGTGAAGGGCGATTCCTGCACCGGGACTTCCACCCCGGCAACGTGCTGTTCGACGTACCGCACGCACAGCCGGCGGGCGCCCGGATCACCGGCGTCGTCGACTGGGCGGCGGCCTCCTGGGGCCCGGCGGATCTCGACGTGGCGCACTGCTCCACCAATCTCGCGCTGCTGCACGGCCCGGCCTGGGGTCCGCGGTTCGCCGAGGCCTACGAGGAGGCCGGCGGGGTGCTGGCCGCGGCCGCGAACGAGCGGCTGTACTGGCGGGTGCGGGACGGGCTGGCGTTCTCGGAGGACCTGAGGGCGGCGGCGCGGCCCTGGCGGCGGGCAGGGAGGACGGAGCTGACGACGCGAGCCGTGGAGGAGCGGCTGGACGCCTACGTCATCGCGCTGATGGACGAGCTCGGCTGAGCCGACGCGCTCCGGGACGCCTACCGCCCCGTCCGGGCACCTCGGCGGACGAAAGCCGAGGAACCCGGTGGGCCGCCAGGCCGTGGCAGGCGAGGGGCCCGATGGACGCGAGGGGCCCCGATGGCCGTCGTTACACCGATCCGGTCTTGT
This genomic interval carries:
- a CDS encoding phosphotransferase family protein, with translation MALAWVNQHLDVGERILRTEALHGGITAEMRRLTIGTREAGTRDLVLRTFVDVEHAEDWLHREADALTLLAGTGVPAPGLVAFDPTAAYCEYPSLLMTHLAGRTVLDDEGLETRVPLLARQLVAIHAVRPAERPREYVAWTTADTVVTPEGADAAAWAAAIDVIRRPAPPGEGRFLHRDFHPGNVLFDVPHAQPAGARITGVVDWAAASWGPADLDVAHCSTNLALLHGPAWGPRFAEAYEEAGGVLAAAANERLYWRVRDGLAFSEDLRAAARPWRRAGRTELTTRAVEERLDAYVIALMDELG